Part of the Streptomyces sp. NBC_01460 genome, GATCGCCGCCACGCAGCAGTACAGCGACCGCGGCCGGACCTCGGCCGACTTCAAGGAGCTGCAGGAACTGGTCGGCAAGGACGTCCCGCTGGTCCCGCTGTGGCAGAAGAAGGACTACGTCGTCAGCAAGCAGTCCGTCTCCGGATCCCAGTACCTCTCCGACGGCACGGGGCTCTGGCGGCTGTGGGAACTCAAGTGGATCTGACGTCCACGCCCGGCAGGGAGCTCAGCCGGATCCGACGCCGGCGCCGACGCCGACGCCGGCGTCGGATCAGCCGGATCTGACGTCCGGCGGGGAGCTCAGCCGTCCCCGGCGTCCGGGCGGGGAGCTCAGCCGGGTTTGACGTCCCGCGTGCCGGACGGCCGGCCGGGCAGGAACTCGGCCAGCACGTCGTGGATCTGCCGCACGAGCGGCCGCAGCACCCGGAAACGGGAGAGCGCGATCGCCCGGGCGGCGATCGGGGCGGTGCGCTCGACGAGCCGGCGGCTGCGTTCCGTGCCCTCGGACCGGTCGTAGACCCAGAACAGCACGAGCCCCATCTGCATCAGCCACATCAACTGCGGCAGTATTTCCGCCAGTTCCGGATCCGCCTTGACGGAGGAGCCGGCCAGGCAGCGCTCGTGCACCGAGACGACCGCGTCCCGGGCCGCCGCCGACTCCTCCGAGAAGGGGGAGAGAGGGCTGTCCGGGTCCGCTGCGTTCTTGAAGAACTGCGCGGCGAAGCGGTGGTGCGGGCCGGCCACGTCCAGCCAGGTGAGCAGTACTCCCCGGATGCGTACGGCGAGATCCCCGTCCC contains:
- a CDS encoding TetR/AcrR family transcriptional regulator; its protein translation is MVEQEKYVKDSDGSKPAGGDRATGKSGAPKSEQTRTRILETALRLFEERGYDRTTMRAIAQEAGVSVGNAYYYFSSKEHLVQGFYDRLAADHETAVQPVLAGDGDLAVRIRGVLLTWLDVAGPHHRFAAQFFKNAADPDSPLSPFSEESAAARDAVVSVHERCLAGSSVKADPELAEILPQLMWLMQMGLVLFWVYDRSEGTERSRRLVERTAPIAARAIALSRFRVLRPLVRQIHDVLAEFLPGRPSGTRDVKPG